A genome region from Mytilus trossulus isolate FHL-02 unplaced genomic scaffold, PNRI_Mtr1.1.1.hap1 h1tg000062l___fragment_2___debris__unscaffolded, whole genome shotgun sequence includes the following:
- the LOC134699398 gene encoding uncharacterized protein LOC134699398 produces MTESNSDNLDHYLDDFLFAGKSNTEDCKNLMNSFDRVCCRFGVPIAHEKTEGPTTKLSYLGLLIDTEKMLIQIPEDKVLELKSKIKWVLGRKKITLRDLQSLCGSLAFCAKALPAGRAFSRRIYLACSHAKKPHHYVRITEGMYQDLLVWELFLDKFNGISYMLDIDWTSNSVLQLFTDSAGGSTKGCGCYFQGKWAFLKWPVEWSGTEVLRDISYLEMIPIALYVYLWGNLFQKKKILFNSDNNAVVEILNKKTSKSIRIMNLVRHIVYWSLLGNFHIKAQFIPGYTNIIADCISRKKFQKFKSLALTADTHPATIPEEFWNILDQK; encoded by the coding sequence ATGACTGAGTCCAATTCAGATAATCTTGATCATTATTtggatgattttttatttgctgGTAAAAGCAATACTGAGGATTGTAAAAATTTGATGAATAGTTTTGATAGGGTATGTTGTCGTTTTGGAGTCCCAATTGCTCATGAAAAAACAGAAGGCCCAACAACAAAACTTAGTTATTTAGGTTTGCTTATAGACACAGAAAAAATGCTTATACAAATTCCGGAGGACAAAGTATTGGAGTTAAAGTCAAAAATTAAGTGGGTATTAGGTAGGAAAAAGATAACTTTAAGGGACCTACAATCTTTGTGTGGGTCATTAGCTTTTTGTGCAAAAGCTCTACCTGCAGGCAGAGCATTTAGCAGACGAATTTATTTGGCATGTAGTCACGCAAAGAAACCACATCATTATGTTAGAATCACAGAAGGCATGTATCAAGACTTATTGGTATGGGAATTGTTTTTAGACAAATTTAACGGTATTAGTTACATGCTCGacattgattggacttcaaattcAGTTTTACAACTATTTACTGACAGCGCTGGTGGTTCAACAAAAGGGTGTGGCTGCTATTTCCAAGGTAAATGGGCTTTTCTTAAATGGCCTGTAGAGTGGTCTGGTACTGAAGTTCTCAGGGATATATCATATTTAGAAATGATACCTATTGCACTATATGTTTACTTATGGGGtaatctttttcaaaaaaagaaaattttatttaattcggATAATAATGCCGtagttgaaattttaaataagaagACGTCAAAATCTATACGAATTATGAACCTTGTTAGACACATAGTATATTGGTCATTATTAGGCAACTTTCACATTAAGGCACAGTTCATTCCtggttatacaaatataattgcaGATTGTATTTCTCgtaaaaaatttcagaaattcaaaaGTCTGGCTCTAACAGCAGATACACATCCAGCTACAATTCCGGAGGAATTTTGGAACATTTTAGACCAGAAATAG